From Strix aluco isolate bStrAlu1 chromosome 5, bStrAlu1.hap1, whole genome shotgun sequence:
tgcagcagctcagccctctCCCCCTGGTCTTTTCCCAGCGCTAACCACAAGCCTTCCCCGTGTCCTGCGGAACAGAGTTCCTCTTTCCCCTGCCCCAGTGCACGGAGCAGCTGCAGACTCACCCCAGCACATCCACCACCATCACACGGGCACTAACTGGCCCACGGATTTCTGCCAGACCGAATGGATCCAGACTGAACTCCCCCCACCTCCACCTCAGCTGGGGAGTTAATAGGGTCACTCTCCCCCTGGCTGACAACTTTCACAGCCCCGAAAGGAACTTTGTaccagcactagcatggccagcagggacagggaagggatcttacccctgtgctgggcactggtgaggccgcccctcgatgagtgggttcagttttgggcccctccctccaaaaaggccattgaatgactcgagcgtgtccagagaagggcaacggagctggtgcagggtctggagcacaggtgtgatggggagcggctgagggaactgggggggtttagtgtggagaagaggaggctgaggggagacctcatggccctctacagctacctgaaaggagggtgcagagaggggggatgagtctcttgagccaaggaaccagcggcaggccaagagggaatggcctcaagttgcaccaggggaggtttggactggatgtgaggaaaaatttcttccccaaaagggttgtgaagcactggaacaggctgtccagggaaggggtggagtcaccaaccctggaggtatttaaaagacgtgtagacgtggcacttggggacatgggttagtgctggacttggcagtgtaggttaatggttggacttaatgatcttaagggtcttttccaacctaaacaattctatgattctatatcttTGAGGCCTTTTATCCTTCCCTCAAATTTGCATGAAATTAGCTAACCAGTTCAAAAGTTGCTTATGGAGGACTGAGAAACTAATAGCATCGTTTCATATGCTTTATATCCCCAGAAAACAAGGCTAAAAATAGAAGAATCTGTACTGAGGTACTGAAGGAAGTGACTTACCGACAGCAAAACTTTCAGCAACCACCCgtaggctgaaaaaaaaaaaaaaagctctgcatATACCAAttacaacagaaacagaacaCTCGAGCATTCCTGGAATTGACACTCATGTTTGGGGTAAGATAACAGATGTTCCTTCAGCTGCGCAGAAACCATCCAGAGCTTTGTTCTGAAACTTTCTTGCTATACATCAAAATGATTGGTCCATAATTGCTGTCTCCTAGctgttttgagattattttttttttaagaagcaaatcCTCACCGTGAGGCAAAGAAGTTTTAAACTGCTACCTGCTTGCAGTTTGAGAAGCACGATGGGAGGATGGAGTCCTTTCTAGTGCTGCTTGAGAAGCAGCACCCGGGACTGTCCGAAGGACGGGTGAGGGAGTTTTCTAGAGGGGCCTGTTAATATACTGCTCAAACACCTCGAGGGAAAGTCTTTGGAGTATTTGTTTGAATCCCTCGCATCTGTTTGTAAGTGGAATAAGCTTATTAAAATAGAGGTTCCCTCTGTTGCTGCTAAAGTGGTGTTtcagccccacagctgctccGCAGAGCGCTGTGCAGCCCGTAGCGAGACCGGCAGTTTTTATCAGCGTGAACTGAAACCCATGGTTTCCAGCTTTCCAGAAGAAACCCTCACTAAACGTGGCACATCTCAACAGAAGTACATACAGTCTTTGCGACAAGTATGTGACGAGACACAAATATTTAAGTTAAAAGCTGTACCTTTCTCTAGTTACTTTTTTACACAGAGGTTCAGGTTTTGTATAGGGGTATATCTTTAGGATGCATAaattttggtggtggtggtggaaataAACAGTAGTCAGAGACAACAGTTTATACCATCCTTTACCACACAGACATTCAGGTAAGACTTCGTATTTCTGTTCTCTACCTGAATAGAGTGAAGGCACTGAAAAGCCATGGAAACCTTACAGAAGCACAATTTAagtataaaatatagaaaaatgtaCATTGTGTATctactggtttggggtttttttgacataaACGTGGGAAAGAGACACTTGAGGGGtgacaaaaaaaagttttgagcTAAATACAAGGGCTTTTCTAAGTTTCTGATTCTTTAATAATTCGTTCATTCCCTTTTCCCCTTGAAGAAACACTTACCTTCATGACCCTCGTTTATTAAGACTAAAAGGATTTGGATACATTGACAATACTTCCTTTATATTCACACTTAATTGTTGGGAAAATAGATTGTTTTCTAAATCACTGTGAAACAGGGAATACCAGAGGAATCCTAAAGCAAGGGGTGTAATATGGTTAACCATAAAAAACCACTCCAGACTCTTTCAGTGTGGGGTCACcaagtgaaggaaggaaaaaaagaaccaacaGTGCTGGAGAGGTGTCCCTTGTGTCAGGATACGTGATACCACATGGAGGCACAGCTAAATTCCCAGGACCCTGACCTGAGGGGGAAATTGCACATTTGGTAGGAAAATATAAGAGAAAATATCACAGAGTAAATCCTGAACTTTCAGGCTAGTCCTGGGCCCTGGACCCTAGCAGATACTGAAACCAGTCATATTTATATGGCATTTCTACCACTGAAATGTTTAACAGACCCTTCAGATGTCTGCCATCTTCAGCTGGGGTCTGCAAAttcctttgtatttatttaatcttGAGTTTATTTACTACCAGTAGGCTCTAGGGAACATAGGGTGCCATATTTTAGAAAGGGAGCTACAGTACAGATGCTGAAACGACTAATCCGGAGCTACAGAGCTCTCCCCATTCTGGGATCCCTAAAGACAGCACCGTGCTTCCATTACAGCTTGTatggctgtttttcatgcctttctGCTTGGagaggctttatttatttttaaataactttttactttttaacaaGCACAAACACTGTGAAGACATCTACAGCccataattctgtttttcttttttagcgTTCTCTAGCTACATCAGAACATCCAAAGCATGTCAGACAGAAGGCCTGTCCTCAGCAGAGAGAGAGTGGATACAGGCAGGCGTGAGAGCTGAGTTTATGGTTGGTTTGTGGGGGatgcttttgtcttttaaaaacaaaaaaagcagcaaaggaaacattaaaattaaGGCGCAGGAAGAAAAAAGCTTAAGTAAATGTATGTGCTTTAAAAGTTGCTCTGATTTATTTTGAACAAAACCATATTTAAAAAGGTGAGCGGGTTTACTAATGCTATTTCTATGAAAAACGCCTTTTACCAACCCCACTGAGGAAACTCTCAGTTTAATTCCACAGCAGTAAGCACAAATCCTGTCATAACAAATACTTTTGGTTTTATCACTTGTGTGCTTGCTATATCGATAACAGTACAGCCTAAGTGCTTGCCTGCACTACATTAACACATGCTTCTTTGAGGAAAGCCCAATTCCTGGTTTCAAGGCTGGGGGGAGGTTAGATCTAGGATTCCCTGTGCTGGACTCATAACATTTTGTAGAGAAAGATAAGAGCTTGCAGGCTCTGTCATAATCCTGAAGCCCAGCCTGCCTTTTCAGTGTGGCCCTCGGGTAGCGCCATCGGCAAAGGAGAAGGGACCATCACCCTGCACAGGCCCAAGGGCTGCGGTTCATTCAGCGGGTCAGCCCACGAGGCtttccagcctgcctgcagctACCACCCTCATCCAACACAGCTTTACCCAAGCGTAGCGTTTGCACAGACCTTATAGAAAGTTTACAGCTCAATATGCTATTCCTTCTGAAAGTTACGGACCGCAGTGTCTGTGCTTTTCCTCATATGATGGCAACAAAGTGTTAACCAAAGCACTTTTCCTCCCTGCTTTAAGACCTGGCACAAACATTCCCCCAGATAACCAAAAATCTGTGTAAAAAATTAGGTTATTTAATATGGCATTTACTGTCTCCTCCAGGGTTAGAAGGGCTAAAGAGCAATGAAGAAAGCTAATGTTGCAGCAATTATCCTTCAAAAGCAACCAAGTGGAGAGAAATGTGGCAATCAACCTCCTCTACAGCTATAAACCCTGCACAGCTTACCaatcattttaatataaatggTAAGAGAAGGGAGCGGTGGAGGAAGGGGAGCGGTGGAAAAGGTGATGGATTACTATCCCCGGTGAACGAGGCAAAAATTGTCAGTTGTGGAAGCAAACCTCTGGAAATCGGGTTGTACAGTCCCAGCGGCAGCAATGCCAGCCCAGGGACAAGAGGTAATGTCATCTCCTTTGGCCAAGTCAACCTGTCACCTCTGATGGAGACTGTCACGGACAGTGCcatgttatttcttattttcagcaTGTTCATGGCAGTAGGGTGTTTGAAGCACATTATCAGACTGCCATAAgtgaataaatgaaaacaaatcaggCACAGCGTGGGGCATTCGGGAGAGATGAAAACTTTTCACAGTTGAGATACTCTTACAACAAACTTACATGCGTGAAGCAAGCTAAGAGACAGACCCGGGCTCTGAGCTCTCGTGCATCGGTGTCAATCTGCAGTAGGGACCAGCTAAGCTCACTCTTGACGCTGCCACTAGCATGACACTGGAACCTGGTCGTGGCCTCTGCGCAGGTCCCTTGATACTGTACAGTCTCCAAGAAGTCACAGGAAAGGGATGACCTCCAAAAAAGATGGCAGTTGTGTACTCGGGGATGGCTGGGTAGACACAAAGAGCCTTGGTCTCTTTGCAAAgactcatttttttccagctgtgcttGAGAACACCCAGGTCCAAAATAATCCTCCTTTCTTCAGGCTGTAGCACCTTGAGTCCTTGTTGAGGTGGGACCGGGGGTAGGTGAAGGTGTCGCTCTCACTGGTAGTGCAGCAGCTCCTCCCAGCGAATGGGCTGGGAAAACACCTCCCGCTCCAGCCAGAGTTCGTAGGAGCAGTGGAAGTCCTCGGGGAGCTCCAGCCGCTGTCCCAGCACGCTCTGCAGGCAGTTGTCCACTGGCGCAAACTCCGACTCCTGAGGTTTGTCGTATCTCCGGCTGTTGAAGGCTTCGATGTTGGCTCTCAGGGTGCATTCCTCAGCCTGGAAATCCCATGGTCTGGCATCGATATCTACGTTGAAGAAGAAACAAGACCAAagtattgtggaaaaaaataattctgatcaGATTTGAGCAAAAGAAACAAGGTTTTACAGCAACCACATGCCTGAATTGACCAGAGTATTAGCCAGTCATTCCTAATTATTATTCCTAATCAATTTCCATTATGTATGCATTTTAATTTAAGGTATTTAAATGCAATGTGTTAAAATCACTTGTACGTTAAGCAGAGGCAGAAAACTTCCGTTATTTCTGCTCTTCAGTGTGCTTTAAGGACTCTCTAGAATTACCAAGCTCCTGACTTTTTCAGAAAGGCCCCACCGCTTTCACTGAAAATCTCCGCAGCTGTGTGAAGCAGAGATCAAGGTTAAATGCATATAGCTAAAACCTGGCAAGCCTCTTATGAActactgaaaacaaagtttttctAAAATTTGGACAAATTTAACGATAGATGATGTTGAAAATCTAATAACTGGCTGTAAGAACCATGATATTTTAAACATGTACTATTATGTAAACATGCAACacgaaaaaaaattgtattttgaaagctGAGCTCTAAATCTATATGAAATAGTCATTCGCTCCATAAAGGATCAGTAAATTCATTGGCAAAGCTCAGCAGTGCTCAGAGAAGGGAAAGGTCCGAGCTGAGTATCAACCCAGATacacaaagataaaaataaacactCCAGGAAAAACCCTTCCAGATCGTGTCTCTGAAAGCCGAGTGCTTCCCTGGCAAACAGTCCAGGTCAAGATGCAGCCTCTGCTGAGTAGTGAACTGTGCAATCCAGTGTTGCATTATGTTGCTGATTAACTCTTTGGGGGGAAGTGGGACTCACACAACAATTTATCCTTTGCATCTGTCTTAAAATTGCATTATTCCCACTATCGCTGGGTAAATTCAGTTGTTACGGCAAATCCTTGCTCCAGGGCAGGTGACGTAGGTGGTCTCCTGCTATTTTGGAACACGCAGTGCTCCAGCTATTTGAGTCACCCGAGGCCAGCAGTATCCCATAGCTGTATCCCCTCAGCCGCATAAAGAAGCCCTGCTGCCATACTCAACCCCACAGGGAACAGTCAGCACGCTGAGAAACACAGCGGCAGGATAGAAATCCCTGT
This genomic window contains:
- the SMKR1 gene encoding small lysine-rich protein 1 — encoded protein: RKEDYFGPGCSQAQLEKNESLQRDQGSLCLPSHPRVHNCHLFWRSSLSCDFLETVQYQGTCAEATTRFQCHASGSVKSELSWSLLQIDTDARELRARVCLLACFTHAAKSRKPKRGKGKSSKKKAKKVVKEVDILSPAAMLNAYYICHNAPAFLEFRGFPWPGSPKKKRKKRK